A region from the Candidatus Margulisiibacteriota bacterium genome encodes:
- a CDS encoding TIGR00282 family metallophosphoesterase: protein MDVLFIGDIVGKPGRQAIEDFLPELKKEYNIDLVIANIENAAGGFGCTRSVYHELLSLGIDFFTSGNHIYDQKEFVEIMDDFDRLIRPLNYPPGNPGKGYSVIKKNSCSLAVVNLLGRVFTSTVDCPFRAGRSIIDTLQKEGYKNILIDIHAEATSEKKAIGYYFEGMVSAVVGTHTHVVTADESILKGGTAYITDVGMTGCIEGILGFSTEPIIERFLTQRSVRFSPPKKSRNMLQAVLISIDNSTGKAIKITRIDKRD, encoded by the coding sequence ATTGATGTATTATTTATCGGAGATATAGTTGGAAAACCTGGTAGACAGGCTATTGAAGATTTTTTGCCTGAGCTTAAAAAGGAATATAATATTGATTTGGTTATCGCTAATATTGAAAATGCGGCTGGAGGGTTTGGTTGCACCAGATCTGTTTATCATGAACTATTATCGCTGGGAATAGACTTTTTTACTTCGGGTAACCATATTTACGATCAAAAAGAATTTGTAGAGATAATGGATGACTTTGATCGACTTATTCGTCCTCTTAATTATCCACCGGGAAACCCAGGCAAAGGATATTCGGTAATTAAGAAAAACTCCTGTTCATTAGCAGTTGTTAATTTGTTGGGGAGAGTCTTTACGTCAACTGTCGACTGCCCTTTTAGAGCCGGAAGATCTATAATTGATACGTTGCAAAAGGAAGGGTATAAGAATATTTTAATTGATATACATGCTGAAGCTACCTCTGAAAAGAAAGCTATTGGTTACTACTTCGAGGGCATGGTATCTGCCGTAGTCGGAACACATACTCATGTAGTAACAGCAGATGAGAGTATCTTAAAGGGTGGTACCGCTTATATTACTGATGTAGGTATGACTGGATGTATCGAAGGTATCTTGGGGTTTTCTACTGAGCCTATTATTGAGCGGTTTCTTACGCAAAGATCTGTAAGGTTTTCCCCCCCAAAAAAATCCAGAAATATGCTCCAGGCAGTTCTGATAAGTATTGATAATTCAACCGGTAAAGCTATTAAAATAACAAGAATAGACAAACGTGACTAG
- the fliM gene encoding flagellar motor switch protein FliM produces the protein MSNILTQEEIDALLAASNLAEEGALAAPQSATANNSSSQQESPVVKRGARTSKRISLYDFRRPNKFSKDHMRHIQMIHDNFSRIYKPTLTFQLRTNAHLRLIYIEQHSYEEFLDLANNQTIYAILSFLKGRAILGIDIQTILVIIERLLGGEGSANLNRRELTDIEMSLFQRMLERIIASLTEAWGSILTSTPKVELIENNPQVIQIVSPNEIVIKLVIEIAIGEEYTGNITLCYPYVSLAPIIDDLGSYQWITSEIEKTFTQEDEAFIKRRIEKTKVPIIFELGKTTITLRDLLNLQIGDIIKLDKRATDNLPLKIGGKIKFLGQCGIIGKNLAGKIEEAIYPDSDDSYINRILDKENNRFLKEPD, from the coding sequence ATGAGTAATATATTAACACAAGAAGAAATAGATGCTCTTTTAGCTGCGTCAAACCTAGCCGAGGAAGGAGCCCTAGCGGCTCCGCAATCTGCAACCGCGAATAATTCATCTTCTCAACAAGAAAGTCCGGTCGTTAAACGAGGTGCGAGAACTAGTAAGAGGATTTCTCTCTATGATTTCAGACGCCCGAACAAATTTTCAAAAGATCATATGCGTCATATTCAGATGATACATGATAATTTTTCCCGTATCTACAAGCCCACACTAACCTTCCAACTACGAACAAACGCGCACTTGCGCCTCATCTATATTGAACAGCACTCCTATGAAGAGTTTCTGGATCTTGCTAATAACCAAACAATCTACGCCATACTTTCTTTTTTAAAAGGTCGGGCGATATTGGGCATTGATATACAAACCATTTTAGTAATAATAGAAAGGCTGCTCGGTGGCGAAGGTAGTGCGAATTTAAATCGCAGAGAACTCACCGATATAGAGATGAGCCTTTTCCAGCGTATGCTGGAACGTATTATTGCAAGCTTAACTGAAGCATGGGGTAGTATTCTTACCTCAACCCCTAAAGTAGAACTTATTGAGAACAATCCGCAAGTGATACAAATCGTTTCCCCAAATGAGATTGTTATCAAGCTTGTCATTGAAATAGCTATTGGAGAAGAATACACAGGGAACATTACCCTTTGCTATCCCTACGTTTCCCTAGCACCAATAATCGACGATCTAGGGTCATATCAATGGATTACGTCAGAAATCGAAAAAACATTTACCCAAGAAGATGAAGCTTTCATCAAAAGAAGAATTGAAAAAACTAAAGTTCCTATAATTTTTGAATTAGGAAAGACAACAATAACCTTACGAGACTTGCTTAACCTTCAAATAGGAGACATTATTAAGCTCGATAAACGAGCTACTGATAATCTCCCGTTAAAAATAGGAGGCAAAATAAAGTTTCTTGGTCAGTGTGGCATTATTGGAAAGAATTTAGCTGGCAAAATTGAAGAGGCTATATATCCCGATAGCGATGACAGCTATATTAATAGAATACTCGATAAAGAAAATAACCGGTTTTTAAAAGAGCCTGATTAG
- a CDS encoding RNA pseudouridine synthase, giving the protein MEIIKVTDTDQGERLDIFLAEKLSESRTRIKKLIEAKSILVNNAHTKASYIISSDDEINLTISPPQKLELKGKEIPLDIIYEDTDFIVINKPVGLVVHPGAGTDDNTLVHALLHHCQDLSGIGGVERPGIIHRLDKDTSGIILIAKNDNAHKKLSEQFKKRTIKKTYLALIEGTIKEDEGEINYPIGRNPKNRKKMTTFREIPENLSAKSAVTHYKVLGQKEHKALLEVTPLTGRTHQIRVHLAAIGHPIIGDPLYGNKHGKRQLLHAYKISFFHPSTGQMMEFSAPLPLWAKNYC; this is encoded by the coding sequence AACTTTCGGAGTCACGTACGCGCATAAAAAAACTGATAGAAGCCAAAAGTATCCTGGTTAATAATGCCCACACCAAAGCAAGTTATATAATTTCTTCTGATGACGAAATTAATCTTACCATCTCCCCACCCCAGAAGCTTGAGCTAAAGGGAAAGGAAATACCTCTTGATATTATTTATGAAGATACCGACTTTATTGTCATCAACAAGCCCGTAGGTCTCGTTGTCCATCCCGGAGCTGGGACAGACGATAATACCCTTGTACACGCACTTCTTCATCATTGCCAGGACTTATCCGGCATAGGTGGAGTAGAGCGCCCAGGAATTATACACAGGCTCGACAAGGACACTTCAGGAATAATACTTATCGCAAAAAATGACAATGCTCATAAAAAGCTATCCGAACAATTTAAAAAGAGGACGATAAAGAAAACCTATCTTGCACTCATTGAAGGTACCATCAAGGAAGATGAAGGCGAAATTAATTATCCCATAGGCAGGAATCCCAAAAACAGAAAAAAAATGACTACCTTCCGTGAAATACCGGAGAATCTCAGTGCAAAAAGCGCGGTAACACATTATAAGGTCCTAGGGCAAAAAGAACATAAAGCGCTCCTTGAAGTAACTCCACTTACCGGAAGGACCCACCAGATAAGAGTGCACCTGGCAGCAATAGGACATCCGATTATCGGCGATCCGCTTTACGGCAATAAACATGGGAAAAGACAACTTCTTCACGCCTATAAAATATCATTTTTTCATCCTAGTACGGGACAGATGATGGAGTTCTCCGCACCATTGCCATTATGGGCTAAAAATTACTGTTAA
- a CDS encoding HDOD domain-containing protein produces the protein MEYYLSVEQKTFSIQKNWVSSCQSHFFIKKLNKISSNDKAQKEGYMSDNLLNYILNKIRDLPPLPESTHKILQIAGNNASSAKDLAKVLEKDLSLTTKVLKLVNSSFYGFSREISTISQAVVYLGFNTIKSLVLTASSYDTLNKDVVSYELEKGMLWKHSIACASCSRLIAKEIKYSDPEEAYIAGLIHDIGKLMIDQYANNLFKLILEKVTTDAISFDKAEKEVLGFDHPEIGSKIAQKWNFPLSLVESISYHHQPENATNHKELTYIVHLANTITAMAGIGIGNDSLQYNFQPNTLDILQLKEENVQNYIIQLSEIINKDIAS, from the coding sequence ATGGAATATTATTTGTCGGTGGAACAGAAAACATTCTCAATTCAAAAGAATTGGGTTTCATCGTGCCAAAGCCATTTTTTTATAAAAAAGCTAAATAAGATCTCTAGTAACGATAAGGCGCAAAAGGAAGGCTATATGTCAGATAATTTATTAAATTATATCTTAAATAAAATTAGAGACTTACCCCCACTTCCGGAGAGTACCCATAAAATTCTTCAAATTGCAGGGAATAATGCTTCATCTGCCAAAGATCTTGCAAAAGTTTTAGAAAAAGACTTATCGCTCACTACAAAAGTCTTGAAACTAGTCAACTCGTCATTTTATGGCTTCTCCAGAGAGATTTCTACAATTTCGCAGGCTGTAGTATATTTAGGCTTTAATACAATAAAAAGTCTTGTATTAACAGCTTCATCATACGATACGCTCAATAAAGATGTCGTATCGTATGAACTTGAAAAAGGGATGTTATGGAAGCACTCAATTGCCTGCGCGTCTTGCTCTCGTCTAATAGCCAAGGAAATAAAATACAGTGACCCAGAAGAAGCATATATTGCCGGGCTTATTCACGATATCGGGAAATTAATGATTGACCAATATGCGAATAATCTCTTCAAGCTTATTCTTGAAAAAGTTACTACAGATGCAATATCTTTCGATAAGGCAGAAAAAGAAGTACTTGGATTTGACCATCCTGAAATAGGTAGCAAAATTGCACAAAAATGGAATTTCCCTTTATCTCTGGTAGAATCGATTTCTTATCATCATCAACCGGAAAATGCTACAAATCATAAAGAACTAACCTATATCGTACACCTGGCAAACACTATTACCGCTATGGCAGGTATCGGTATTGGCAATGACTCCCTGCAATATAATTTTCAACCGAATACCCTCGATATCTTACAATTAAAGGAAGAGAACGTACAAAATTATATCATTCAATTATCAGAAATTATAAATAAAGATATTGCGTCCTAA
- the rny gene encoding ribonuclease Y: MIIVTVIAIAISLVLVSFAFYKKISSDDKIKNAELRVKKLVEDAERKAEVIRREAVIEAKDEVIKARKEFEEESKSRRSELIGFEKRIVSKEEHLDSREDEVNKREKLLDSKQEEVQGLKKKLENVYQQQIEALEKVSNLTREDAKKLLLVHIEREVKKEAAILIKEVETQAKQTAQKKAREIVSTAIQRCAVDHVVDYTTSVVQLPNEEMKGRIIGREGRNIRAFETLTGIDLVVDDTPEAVILSGFDPIRREIARICLEKLVSDGRIHPARVEEVYNYAKEEVYNKIIERGEQVAMEVDVQNLNPKLIELLGRLQFRTSYGQNVLQHSVEVAHISSLMAQELGVNVRLARRAGLLHDIGKAIDFEQEGTHQQIGADLAKRYGESDEIVHCIAAHHEDIPPNTIEAILVLAGDAVSAARPGARRESLEAYIKRLEKLETLANSFGGVEKSYAIQAGREIRIMVRPDVIDDTGSVKLARDVAKKIERELEYPGQIKVSVIRETRTVEFAK; encoded by the coding sequence ATAATAATCGTAACAGTAATAGCAATTGCAATATCGTTAGTACTTGTAAGCTTTGCATTTTATAAAAAAATATCTTCTGACGATAAGATAAAAAATGCAGAATTACGCGTAAAGAAACTTGTTGAGGATGCAGAAAGAAAGGCAGAAGTTATCCGCAGGGAAGCAGTTATTGAGGCAAAGGATGAGGTTATCAAGGCCCGGAAGGAATTTGAGGAAGAGTCAAAAAGTAGGAGATCGGAACTTATAGGGTTCGAAAAGAGGATTGTATCAAAGGAAGAACATCTGGATAGTAGGGAAGATGAAGTCAATAAGCGAGAAAAATTACTTGATAGTAAACAGGAAGAAGTCCAGGGATTAAAGAAAAAACTCGAAAACGTTTACCAGCAACAAATTGAAGCCTTAGAAAAGGTTTCTAATCTGACCAGGGAAGACGCAAAAAAGTTACTTCTTGTCCACATAGAAAGAGAAGTAAAAAAAGAAGCGGCAATCCTAATCAAAGAAGTAGAAACTCAGGCTAAACAAACGGCGCAGAAAAAGGCTCGTGAGATCGTATCTACAGCGATACAACGTTGTGCGGTTGATCATGTTGTTGATTATACAACTTCAGTTGTTCAGTTGCCGAATGAAGAAATGAAAGGAAGAATAATTGGTCGGGAAGGTCGTAATATTCGGGCTTTTGAGACACTTACCGGAATCGATCTGGTTGTTGATGATACGCCGGAAGCCGTTATTCTATCCGGATTTGATCCGATTAGAAGAGAAATTGCAAGAATATGTTTAGAGAAATTAGTTTCTGATGGCAGGATTCATCCTGCGCGTGTTGAAGAAGTATACAATTATGCAAAAGAAGAAGTATATAACAAGATCATCGAACGTGGTGAACAGGTAGCTATGGAGGTAGATGTCCAGAATCTAAATCCAAAATTAATAGAGCTTTTAGGTAGATTGCAGTTTAGGACTAGTTATGGCCAGAATGTTCTTCAGCATTCTGTTGAAGTAGCGCATATTTCAAGTCTTATGGCGCAAGAGCTTGGTGTAAATGTAAGGCTTGCGAGAAGAGCAGGGTTATTGCATGACATAGGAAAAGCTATTGATTTCGAGCAAGAAGGTACACATCAGCAGATCGGTGCAGATTTGGCAAAACGATATGGAGAGTCAGACGAAATTGTTCATTGTATTGCTGCGCATCATGAAGATATTCCACCGAATACTATTGAGGCGATTCTAGTCCTAGCCGGTGATGCTGTGTCTGCAGCTAGACCTGGTGCCAGAAGAGAGTCGTTAGAAGCTTACATTAAACGACTTGAGAAACTCGAGACGTTGGCGAACTCCTTTGGCGGAGTTGAAAAATCATACGCAATTCAGGCGGGTAGAGAAATTCGAATAATGGTAAGGCCTGATGTTATCGATGATACCGGTTCTGTAAAATTAGCAAGAGATGTAGCTAAAAAAATCGAGAGAGAATTGGAATATCCCGGACAGATCAAAGTTTCAGTTATTAGAGAAACAAGAACTGTTGAATTCGCAAAATAA
- a CDS encoding tRNA dihydrouridine synthase DusB produces MLDSPMLTMLKIKDLELKNNIISAPLAGISDRIYRSFAKKYGAGLVCSEMISATALKYNPNPRYIVSVSAHEHPISMQLFGSNPEDFEQAVKYMEKLGADIIDLNAGCPVPKVMKQQAGAHLLKTPRLLATIIATMRKATTLPLTVKIRSGWDNSSINIAQIAKIVENEGADAITVHPRTRSQGYAGTANWELIKLVKETVTIPVIGNGDITSPENALNMINETGCDGIMIGRAAIGNPWIFHDIISYLTTKLIDREKPLAQRIEVALDHAQKLIEFKGESTALKEMRKFLIRYFRGISNASYYRTKLSYVSDLKELINILDEIKNQQLE; encoded by the coding sequence TTGTTAGATTCACCAATGCTCACAATGCTAAAAATAAAAGATCTGGAATTAAAAAACAACATCATTTCCGCACCCTTGGCAGGAATATCAGATAGAATCTATCGTTCCTTCGCGAAAAAATACGGTGCCGGCTTAGTTTGTAGCGAAATGATCAGTGCAACTGCACTGAAATATAACCCTAACCCACGATATATTGTTTCAGTTTCAGCACATGAGCACCCAATCAGCATGCAACTCTTTGGAAGCAATCCCGAAGATTTTGAGCAAGCGGTCAAATACATGGAGAAACTAGGTGCCGATATTATTGATCTCAATGCCGGCTGTCCTGTTCCCAAAGTTATGAAACAACAGGCAGGGGCGCATTTATTGAAAACCCCCCGATTACTCGCAACTATCATTGCCACGATGAGAAAGGCCACGACACTTCCCTTAACAGTAAAAATCCGCAGCGGCTGGGATAATTCCTCAATTAATATTGCACAGATAGCAAAAATAGTGGAAAATGAAGGTGCAGACGCCATAACCGTACATCCACGGACCAGAAGCCAGGGTTACGCTGGAACAGCAAACTGGGAACTGATTAAACTGGTAAAAGAAACTGTTACCATTCCGGTTATAGGAAACGGGGATATTACGAGCCCTGAAAATGCATTGAATATGATTAATGAGACTGGTTGTGACGGGATTATGATTGGGAGAGCTGCGATAGGTAATCCCTGGATATTTCATGATATAATATCCTACCTGACCACAAAGCTTATAGACAGAGAGAAACCGTTAGCCCAAAGAATAGAGGTAGCACTAGACCACGCGCAGAAGCTTATAGAATTTAAAGGAGAAAGTACAGCACTTAAAGAAATGAGAAAGTTTTTAATACGTTATTTTCGAGGAATCAGCAATGCTTCCTACTATAGGACAAAACTATCGTATGTTAGTGATCTGAAAGAACTCATCAATATCCTTGACGAGATAAAAAACCAGCAGTTAGAATAA
- a CDS encoding chemotaxis protein CheR — MDYTLFKRKVNDFIGFDLNSYKQKQMYRRLNSLIARLNVKTFADYFNLIKNDPSKLEEFKNFVTINVTEFFRNPEKFDDLIQFVLPELIKNSHNGLKIWSAGCSLGAEAYTLSIIMQENFRFVPYSIIATDIDEEILKKAKLGVYMENEIRNIPKHILNKYFTQNDKGGAIQENVKKNVTFKKNNLLQDIFERDFDLILCRNVVIYFTEETKNILYKKFYDSLKANGILFVGGTENILNSKELGFIVPKPFFYKKAK, encoded by the coding sequence ATGGACTATACCCTCTTTAAGAGGAAAGTGAATGATTTTATTGGATTTGACCTTAACTCCTATAAACAAAAGCAAATGTATCGCAGGCTTAATTCGCTCATCGCCCGATTAAATGTGAAAACTTTTGCAGACTATTTTAATTTGATTAAAAATGATCCATCTAAACTGGAAGAGTTTAAAAATTTTGTAACAATTAATGTTACGGAATTTTTTAGAAATCCAGAAAAATTTGATGACTTGATTCAATTTGTCCTCCCTGAATTAATTAAGAACAGCCATAATGGCTTAAAAATATGGAGTGCAGGCTGTTCTTTAGGCGCGGAAGCATATACTCTCTCAATTATTATGCAGGAGAACTTCAGATTTGTTCCATACTCAATAATTGCCACTGATATCGATGAGGAAATCCTAAAAAAAGCCAAGCTTGGCGTTTACATGGAAAACGAAATAAGGAATATTCCAAAACACATATTAAATAAATATTTTACACAAAACGATAAAGGAGGGGCAATTCAAGAGAATGTAAAGAAGAATGTAACCTTTAAAAAAAATAATTTATTACAGGATATATTCGAGCGTGACTTTGACCTCATACTCTGCCGAAATGTTGTCATCTACTTTACAGAAGAAACTAAAAATATTTTATACAAAAAGTTTTATGATTCACTAAAAGCAAATGGAATATTATTTGTCGGTGGAACAGAAAACATTCTCAATTCAAAAGAATTGGGTTTCATCGTGCCAAAGCCATTTTTTTATAAAAAAGCTAAATAA
- a CDS encoding DUF190 domain-containing protein, protein MGAKISGEGKLLRIFIEENDQWCGKALYQAIVELAKEQGLAGATVLKGVDGFGANSRQHYANLMSTTNDHPIIVEIVDSIEYIDKILPKLESMVKNGLISIQPVQVIKYSHENKQKKLSF, encoded by the coding sequence ATGGGGGCAAAAATTAGTGGAGAAGGAAAGCTTTTGCGCATATTCATCGAAGAGAATGATCAATGGTGCGGTAAGGCGTTGTATCAGGCTATCGTTGAATTAGCAAAAGAGCAAGGGCTAGCTGGGGCTACTGTATTGAAAGGTGTCGATGGGTTTGGCGCCAATAGCAGACAACATTACGCAAACCTGATGTCCACAACCAATGACCATCCGATAATCGTGGAAATAGTCGACAGCATCGAGTACATCGACAAAATTCTTCCCAAGCTGGAGAGCATGGTTAAGAATGGACTTATTAGTATTCAGCCGGTTCAAGTGATAAAGTATTCACATGAGAACAAACAAAAGAAATTATCTTTTTAA
- the lysS gene encoding lysine--tRNA ligase, which yields MTLELNELEVRKNKLDELIQNGENPFKYTYKANASVEETLKKYDHITIEDMISEEYSLAGRLIARRGHGKACFANILDQTGKIQLYAKQDVLGEEKYKAFEKLDIGDIVGIKGVPFRTHKGELSLRLTDLTLLTKSLHPLPEKFHGLTDKELRYRKRYVDLIANPEIRETFLIRSKIISFIRRYLENKNFMEVETPILNPIAGGATARPFITHHNALDMDLFMRIAPELYLKRIIVGGFEKVFEIGRVFRNEGISYKHNPEYTLLELYEAYADYYDIMNLTENILSSALMEVKGTMQFTYQGVDLDFKPPFCRMTMTDAVKKYTGIDIDQPLESIKKQALAKKVEVTADLTKGQTINMIYDELVEHHLIQPTFILDYPIETSPLAKKKRDNDKLVERFELIVNGMEIANAFSELNDPIDQRERFLEQVKEREAGDEEAQMMDTNYVEALEYGMPPTGGLGIGIDRIVMLFTDSASIRDVIFFPHMRNKE from the coding sequence ATTACTTTGGAATTAAATGAATTAGAGGTAAGAAAAAACAAACTGGACGAACTAATACAAAATGGAGAGAATCCATTTAAGTATACCTACAAAGCCAATGCATCAGTAGAAGAAACACTAAAAAAATATGACCACATAACTATTGAAGACATGATTAGTGAAGAATATAGCCTCGCAGGAAGGCTTATTGCTCGAAGAGGCCATGGCAAAGCTTGCTTTGCAAACATACTCGACCAAACAGGAAAGATCCAGCTTTATGCAAAACAAGATGTCCTCGGGGAAGAAAAATATAAAGCATTTGAAAAATTAGATATCGGTGATATCGTCGGAATTAAGGGTGTCCCATTCCGAACACACAAAGGTGAACTATCACTAAGATTAACCGACCTTACGCTCTTAACGAAGTCCTTACATCCACTTCCTGAAAAATTTCATGGACTTACCGACAAAGAGCTTCGTTATCGAAAAAGATATGTTGACCTTATTGCTAATCCCGAGATCAGAGAAACATTTCTTATCCGAAGCAAAATCATATCATTTATAAGAAGATACCTTGAAAATAAAAACTTCATGGAAGTCGAAACTCCGATACTCAATCCGATTGCCGGTGGAGCAACAGCCCGACCGTTCATAACCCATCATAACGCGCTGGACATGGACCTTTTTATGCGCATTGCTCCTGAGTTATACTTAAAAAGAATTATCGTCGGAGGATTCGAGAAAGTTTTTGAGATTGGCAGAGTATTTAGAAACGAGGGAATTTCTTACAAGCATAATCCGGAATATACATTGCTTGAACTCTACGAAGCCTATGCAGATTATTACGACATCATGAATCTCACAGAGAATATTTTGTCGTCAGCACTCATGGAAGTTAAAGGGACGATGCAGTTCACATATCAAGGTGTAGACCTGGATTTCAAACCTCCATTTTGTCGTATGACTATGACTGATGCCGTTAAAAAATATACAGGAATCGATATTGATCAACCGCTTGAGTCAATTAAGAAGCAAGCACTTGCTAAAAAAGTCGAAGTAACGGCTGATCTGACAAAAGGGCAAACTATCAATATGATCTACGATGAACTGGTTGAGCACCACCTAATACAGCCGACCTTCATCCTTGATTATCCAATCGAAACCTCACCGCTCGCAAAGAAGAAAAGAGATAACGACAAACTCGTCGAAAGATTTGAGCTTATAGTCAACGGTATGGAAATCGCAAACGCTTTCTCCGAACTAAATGACCCGATAGATCAACGAGAACGGTTTCTCGAACAGGTTAAAGAAAGAGAAGCCGGCGATGAAGAAGCTCAAATGATGGATACTAACTATGTTGAAGCACTCGAATACGGTATGCCTCCAACTGGCGGTTTAGGGATCGGAATTGATAGAATTGTAATGTTATTCACAGACAGTGCATCTATCAGAGACGTTATTTTCTTCCCTCATATGAGAAATAAAGAATAG
- a CDS encoding chemotaxis protein CheD (catalyzes the conversion of glutamine residues to glutamate on methyl-accepting chemotaxis receptors), whose translation MVISVGLGEVHVSKDPSVVLAAHGLGSCIGLLAYDPIHKIGGLAHILLPDSTIIKVCDNKGKFADTAIPYLIELMKGQGAIQINLMIKIAGGAQMFAVPGMNSKMNIGEKNIIAVKRALSQVNLKIKAEEVGGHTGRTVKLFVKDGTSLIRTAGLNEKVF comes from the coding sequence ATGGTGATATCGGTGGGTCTTGGAGAGGTACACGTCTCTAAAGATCCCTCTGTTGTACTTGCTGCACATGGACTTGGCTCGTGTATTGGATTGCTAGCCTATGATCCTATTCACAAAATCGGAGGCCTCGCCCATATTCTCCTCCCAGACAGTACCATTATTAAAGTATGCGATAATAAAGGAAAATTTGCCGACACGGCAATACCATACCTTATTGAACTAATGAAAGGACAAGGAGCAATCCAGATCAATCTGATGATCAAAATTGCCGGTGGAGCGCAAATGTTTGCTGTACCCGGTATGAATTCAAAAATGAATATCGGAGAGAAAAACATCATTGCAGTAAAAAGAGCATTAAGCCAAGTCAACCTGAAAATAAAAGCCGAAGAAGTCGGGGGACATACTGGCCGCACAGTAAAATTATTCGTAAAAGACGGCACGTCTCTTATACGTACCGCAGGTTTAAATGAAAAAGTTTTTTGA
- a CDS encoding chemotaxis response regulator protein-glutamate methylesterase yields MAERIKVMIVDDAAYIRFILTKYLSQEPDIEVIATATNGIDALKKLEEIRPDVMTVDIEMPGMNGIELLKKVMSTNPVPIIMLSSLSPEISDITIKALQYGAIDFINKDSIKLSVDVTKVHRKLIDIIKTAKMAKLKKLEPDDQITAAPIVRQTSFKITKAQIIAIGCSTGGPKALYHLVPLLPPNLPAGIVIVQHMPAKFTTSLANRLNEISKISVKEAEDGDLVLPGRVLIAPGDYHMEIKANFTVKLNQSPHVNHVRPAVDVLFNSLPAVYGKNITGIILTGMGQDGANGAETIKKSGGYIIAEAESTCTIYGMPKVIAERNLADKVLPLTAINEQIISFFKNKGEL; encoded by the coding sequence ATGGCTGAACGAATAAAAGTTATGATTGTCGATGATGCCGCTTATATCAGGTTTATATTAACAAAGTATTTGTCACAAGAACCTGATATCGAAGTCATTGCCACCGCAACTAATGGGATAGATGCACTAAAAAAACTAGAAGAAATTCGTCCGGATGTCATGACAGTCGATATTGAGATGCCAGGGATGAATGGCATCGAGTTGTTAAAAAAGGTTATGTCTACGAACCCTGTTCCAATTATAATGCTTAGCAGCTTATCTCCTGAGATATCCGATATTACTATCAAAGCACTTCAATATGGTGCAATTGATTTTATAAATAAAGATAGCATCAAGCTAAGTGTTGATGTTACAAAGGTACACCGAAAGCTTATTGATATTATTAAAACAGCTAAAATGGCTAAGTTAAAAAAACTTGAGCCAGACGACCAAATAACAGCTGCTCCCATTGTAAGACAAACCTCCTTTAAGATCACGAAGGCTCAAATAATCGCGATCGGATGTTCTACCGGAGGACCAAAAGCACTCTATCACCTGGTCCCGTTATTACCACCAAATTTGCCGGCCGGAATTGTTATTGTACAGCATATGCCAGCAAAATTTACTACTTCGCTGGCCAATAGATTAAATGAAATTTCTAAAATAAGTGTTAAAGAAGCTGAAGACGGAGACCTTGTATTGCCTGGTCGGGTGCTTATTGCACCAGGGGATTATCACATGGAAATTAAAGCTAATTTTACGGTAAAGTTGAATCAATCACCGCATGTAAATCACGTTCGACCAGCGGTTGATGTACTATTTAATTCCCTGCCTGCGGTATATGGCAAAAATATAACAGGAATTATTTTAACCGGCATGGGGCAAGATGGCGCTAATGGTGCAGAAACAATAAAAAAGAGCGGCGGATATATTATTGCTGAAGCAGAAAGTACCTGCACGATTTACGGAATGCCTAAGGTTATTGCAGAAAGAAACCTAGCCGATAAAGTATTACCACTAACTGCTATCAATGAACAGATTATATCGTTTTTTAAGAATAAAGGGGAATTATAA